One Glutamicibacter halophytocola DNA segment encodes these proteins:
- a CDS encoding gluconeogenesis factor YvcK family protein, whose product MAFATGPISIQGLSRGNDQRNPSVVALGGGHGLYASLSALRRLTTDLTAVVTVADDGGSSGRLRGSFDVLPPGDLRMALAALCDDNDWGRTWRDVMQHRFESDANQDEPLNGHAVGNLLILALWELLDNPVAGLRWAGALLGARGQVLPMSTVPLSIHGEVLESDESDSLVRRRIDGQAKLARAGSGGLVTNVHLEPSDAPACSEALESIELADWVILGPGSWYTSVLPHLLLPDMRQAIASTTAKKLLTMNLSMETEETTGMDAAAHLEVLGRYAPDVTFDAIIADESKIHNRQRFELAAQKLGARVFFSTVGVSDGRAVHDPLRLAAAYHEVFTAIGS is encoded by the coding sequence ATGGCCTTTGCGACAGGTCCAATTTCAATACAGGGACTATCCCGGGGCAATGACCAGCGCAACCCCTCGGTGGTGGCGCTCGGTGGAGGACATGGCCTCTATGCCTCGTTGTCCGCGCTGCGAAGGTTGACCACCGATCTGACCGCTGTTGTCACGGTCGCTGATGATGGCGGCAGCTCGGGCCGCTTGCGAGGGTCCTTCGACGTCTTGCCCCCAGGGGATTTGCGCATGGCATTAGCCGCGTTGTGCGACGACAACGATTGGGGCCGTACATGGCGCGACGTCATGCAGCATCGTTTCGAATCCGACGCGAACCAGGACGAGCCGCTGAACGGGCACGCCGTGGGCAATCTGCTGATCCTGGCCTTATGGGAGTTGCTGGACAACCCGGTGGCAGGACTGCGGTGGGCTGGCGCGCTGCTCGGCGCTCGCGGCCAGGTCCTGCCGATGAGCACTGTCCCGCTGTCCATTCATGGTGAAGTGCTCGAGTCCGACGAAAGCGATTCGCTGGTACGCCGGCGGATCGACGGCCAGGCAAAATTGGCGCGCGCTGGCTCCGGGGGACTGGTCACGAATGTTCATCTGGAGCCGTCGGATGCCCCTGCCTGTTCTGAAGCCTTGGAGTCCATCGAGCTTGCCGATTGGGTCATCCTTGGCCCGGGCTCTTGGTACACCTCGGTACTGCCCCATTTGCTCTTGCCCGACATGCGGCAGGCCATTGCATCGACAACAGCGAAGAAACTGCTGACCATGAACCTGTCGATGGAAACGGAAGAAACCACCGGCATGGATGCGGCCGCTCACTTGGAGGTGCTCGGCCGGTACGCACCGGATGTGACTTTTGACGCGATCATTGCCGATGAGTCCAAGATTCACAATCGCCAGAGATTTGAGCTGGCAGCGCAAAAACTCGGCGCACGGGTCTTTTTTAGTACAGTAGGAGTATCTGACGGTCGTGCAGTGCACGACCCGTTGCGACTAGCGGCGGCCTATCATGAGGTGTTTACCGCGATCGGATCTTAA